In Zingiber officinale cultivar Zhangliang chromosome 3B, Zo_v1.1, whole genome shotgun sequence, a single window of DNA contains:
- the LOC122056426 gene encoding mannan endo-1,4-beta-mannosidase 2-like, producing the protein MNSPWSRWNGKPSTSGAKPSGKRLRPRIGLLRLAIGFALCILVTCLTVNALKLQPDQKSTQSFVVRNGIRFMVDGRVFYVNGWNSFWLMDQAVEEGGRGRVTEIFRAAANLGLTVCRTYAFHDGDRHALQVSLGIFDETVFEALDWVVVEAQRHGIRLLLSLVNNWRRHGGKTQYVKWAWEEGFGLSASNDSFFFDPSIRSYFKIYLKTILTRKNHLSGIEYREDPTIFAWELMNEPRCASDVSGDTLQEWIEEMAEHVKAIDKKHLLTVGLEGFYGPTSSAEKKGVNPEKWYADVGSDFLRNSKIPAIDFASVHIYPDKWLLQANISEKTSHTYKWMTSHIEDGEKELAKPILFSEFGLSNKNKDFDISDRVTFYKSILDTVYYSAAMDGAGAGALIWQLLILDQMENYNDNFSIVPGESQAIDGLLKEQSCRLMALSHGKNLARTASAIC; encoded by the exons ATGAATAGCCCTTGGAGCAGGTGGAATGGCAAGCCTTCTACTTCCGGCGCTAAGCCCTCCGGCAAGAGGCTGAGACCAAGAATTGGGCTGCTGCGCCTAGCCATTGGCTTTGCCCTGTGCATTCTGGTAACGTGTTTGACTGTTAACGCTCTCAAGCTCCAGCCGGATCAGAAGTCAACGCAGAGTTTTGTGGTGAGGAATGGCATCCGGTTCATGGTGGACGGAAGGGTCTTCTACGTCAACGGGTGGAACTCCTTCTGGCTGATGGATCAGGCAGTGGAGGAGGGCGGCAGAGGCAGAGTCACGGAGATCTTCCGAGCCGCTGCAAACCTGGGGCTCACCGTGTGCAGGACCTACGCCTTCCATGACGGCGATCGCCATGCCCTCCAAGTCTCCCTCGGCATCTTCGATGAGACAGTCTTCGAG GCGTTGGATTGGGTGGTTGTGGAAGCGCAAAGACATGGGATCAGGCTGCTGCTCAGCCTGGTAAACAATTGGCGGCGCCACGGCGGGAAGACGCAGTACGTGAAGTGGGCGTGGGAGGAAGGGTTCGGATTGAGCGCTTCGAATGATTCATTCTTCTTCGATCCCTCCATCCGAAGTTACTTCAAGATCTATCTCAAG ACGATATTAACGAGGAAGAATCACCTGAGCGGAATCGAGTACAGAGAGGACCCAACGATCTTTGCGTGGGAGTTGATGAACGAGCCCCGGTGTGCCTCGGACGTGTCCGGCGACACACTTCAA GAATGGATCGAGGAGATGGCAGAGCATGTGAAAGCGATCGACAAGAAGCATCTGCTGACGGTAGGGCTAGAGGGGTTTTATGGGCCGACGAGCTCGGCGGAGAAGAAAGGCGTGAACCCAGAGAAATGGTACGCCGACGTGGGCTCGGATTTCCTGCGCAATTCCAAGATTCCGGCCATCGATTTCGCCTCGGTGCATATTTATCCTGATAAATG GTTGCTGCAAGCAAATATTAGTGAGAAAACAAGCCACACCTACAAATGGATGACATCCCACATCGAAGACGGGGAGAAAGAGCTGGCCAAACCCATCTTGTTCTCTGAATTCGGCCTATCGAACAAGAACAAGGACTTTGACATCTCGGATCGAGTTACATTTTACAAGTCCATTCTTGACACCGTCTACTACTCCGCGGCCATGGACGGTGCCGGGGCCGGCGCACTCATCTGGCAGTTGCTCATTCTCGACCAAATGGAGAACTACAATGACAACTTCAGTATTGTTCCCGGGGAATCGCAGGCAATAGATGGGCTTTTGAAGGAGCAGTCGTGCCGGCTGATGGCGCTAAGCCACGGCAAGAACTTGGCACGAACAGCATCTGCAATTTGCTGA